The sequence CTATTTGGCAAATGGCATCTGGGTGACTGCTATCCCTATCGCCCCGAAGACCGAGGATTCCAACAATGCGTCTATCACCAGGCTGGCGGAGTCGGGCAGGCGCCAGACTATTGGGGAAACGACTATTTTGATGACACCTACATCGTCAATGGAAAGCATCAACGATTCGAAGGCTTTTGCACCGACGTTTGGTTCGACGAGGGCATGAAGTTCATTAAGGCCAACAAGGATAAGCCGTTCTTCGCCTACATCTCCACGAACGCCCCGCACAGCCCTTACAACTGTCCCGAGGAATACAGCAAGTCTTACAAGGGCGACCCGCAAGTTTCCATTGCTGAATTCTATGGAATGATCACCAATATCGACGACAACATGGCCAAGCTCATGAAGTTGCTCGATGACCAGGGAATCGCCGACAATACGATCCTGGTTTTCATGACCGACAACGGCACCGCAGGCGGCTTAAAAGGCGGACGTGGGTATGACGGTGGCATGCGTGGCATGAAGAACTCCGAATACGACGGCGGCCACCGGGTCCCGTTTATTATCCGCTGGCCCAACGGAAAAATCGAAGCGGGGAAATCCGTCGAACGTCTAACCGCTCACATCGACATCCTGCCTACCTTCATCGAGCTGTGCGATCTTGAATCACCCGAGATCAAATTTGACGGTCAGAGCATTTCAGATTTACTGCACACCGATGGAAAAGATTGGCCGGATCGTTCCCTGGTAGTTGAATCGCAGCGTGTCGTCGATCCAATTAAATGGCGAAAGAGCGCCGTGATGAACGATCGTTGGCGACTGGTCAACGGCGAAGAACTGTTCGATCTGAAAGCTGACCCGAAACAGGTCAACGACGTCGCTGCGAAGCACCCGGAAGTCTTCGAGAGTCTGCGTGCGGAGTACGACAAGTTCTGGAATGACGTTTCAAAAGAGCATGATCTGACCAGCTACATGGTCATTGGGTCGGACGATTCACCCATCGTCTCGCTTTCGTCGCACGATTGGCTAATCGACCAACTGCCGCCATGGAATCAGCCGCATATCAAGAAGGGGGCAGTTGCCGAGGAATCGTTTTGGGCCATCGAGGTTGAGCGAGATGGGGACTATGAAATCTCGCTTCGTCGCTGGCCGGTGGAAGCCGACAAGGGTATTAACGACGGCACCTATGGCAAAGCTTTCAACTACGAACAGGCGCGTCTACGCATCGGTGATGTTGATGAAACCAAAGACATTCCAGACGGTGCCAAAGAGGTCACGTTCAAGGTGTCTTTGAAAAAAGGAGTCACCAAACTGTCGCCCGTCTTCATTGGCCCTAAGCTGACGGCCACGCCGTATTACGCCTACGTGACACACCAGCCCAAAGCCGGTTGGCAAACTCCGCAAGGCATGGGCGTCCCCGTATACGATCCGTCTTACGGACGAGTGCCACCAAAGGCAAGGAAGTGAGTACTGCGGATTGGTGTCGTATCAGTCGCTCAATTCTCCGAATTGATTGGGTTTGTAAGCAGGAACGCGTCCAATTCGGAGAATTGGGCGACAGTCGCTAGTGGCGAAAACATCCTGCGATAAACGAAAGCTAGGACTCGCTACCTCGACAAAAACGGCCGTGAACAACCCCGCGTTTCTAACAAGCGAATGAGATGAAACAACTATTCATTTGGATGCTGACACTGATCATCGGCGGGTCCTGCTTCGCGGAAGATGCGGTGCGTCAAAAGAGCAAAACGGAAAACGAATGGAGTGGAAAGAGCTTCCGTGATGTGACCTACAAGCAAGTGGGTAAGCGGAAACTGGGTATGGACATCTATTTGCCGACGGATCGCAAATTCGCACCCTCGCCGGTCATCTACTACGTCCACGGTGGCGGATGGGCTGCGGGGAGCAAACGGAATTTTGCCAAGCCGCTGATGCTGCCCGTTTTCCGCCAACTGGCGGACAGCGGATTCGTTTGTGTGTCTGTCGATTACCGGCTCTGCAGAAAAGGTACCGGTGTGCAAATGCGTGACTGTGTTACTGATGCCATGGACGGCCTGCGCTTTTTGAACAAGCACCATCAGCAATATGTCATCGATCCCGATCGGATCGTGGTCTTCGGTGATTCCGCCGGCGGGCAACTTGCTCAGATGCTGACGTGTGCTTCGCCCGCGAAATTCCCCGGTGATCAGGAACTCGTTTCCTTCGATGTTCAACCACTCGCCGGGATATCGTGGTACGGCCCATCCGACTTCACGGACGTCAATCTTTTCAAAACAGATTTATCCGACAAGAACCCCGATCGCTTCGGTGCTCGGATTGTCGGCACGAACGGCAGCGACGCAAAGAATCCACAGGCCTTCGAAGAGATGAGTCCGTACTTCTGGATCAAGAAGGACAGTCCACCAATGCTAGTGTTGCAAGGTGATACGGATGCCACAATTCCTTTGCCGCACGCGATCCACCTGAAAGAAAAGGCTGACCGAATTGGGGCCGATGTCGAGATGCTGGTCGTGAAGAACGCCGGCCACAACTGGAGGAAGGCTGGTGGAGATCCGGTACCCGGCGTAGAGGAAATACAACGCATGACTGCGGACTATGCAATGCAACAGGTCGCTAATTCGAAACGGTGAAACTAACGCCATGAGAAGCCCAATGAATCAGATATCAAGCTATCTAGTTGTGTTGATGACATTCGCTGCATGCTGTGGCAATGGATCGGCGGATGACCCACATGCCGCCGATTTCTATGTGTCCCCTCAAGGATCGGACGCGTGGACGGGAACCTTGGCCGCCCCCAGCACTTCAGGGAACGATGGCCCGTTTGCAACACTCGAACGAGCGCGTGACGCGGTTCGCCAATCGGGGAAGCGTTCATCCGCAGACGTAGTCGTCCTGGTCCGCGGAGGTACCTATCAACTGACGCAGACGGTTGTTTTTGGGCTACAAGACTCTGGCACCAACGATTCGACCATCACCTACGCCGCCTATCCCGGCGAAACCCCGGTGTTCAGTTCGGGGCAAGAGATTACCGGATGGCAGAAAGTGACCGTCCCACTTCCACGTTTACCAGAAGCAGCCCAGGGAAATGTTTGGGTCGCCAGTGTCTCGGAAAAGTTCCTTACCCTCTACGACGATCACGGCATGTTGCCGCGAGCGCAGTCAGAGCGTTTCGTTCCCAGTGGAAGTTCGACCGAACTGCGGTTTCCGGAAGGGGAGCTAAAAAACTGGCCGAATGTTAAGGATGTTGAAATTGTGGTCCGCCCCACAAGACTGTGGACCATGAATGTCCTGCCGCTGGTTGCAATCGATGAAAAGGCAAGGACCGCTCGCACTGCGATCCCGGCGACCTATGGGATGAACAAGATCGGTTGCTGGGTCGAGAATGTTCTAGAAGAACTCGATAAACCGGGCGAATGGGCTCTCAACACTCAAGAAGGCAAGGTCTACCTTTGGCCGCGGGGTGACTCGCCAATCATGGCCCCGCAGTTGATCGAGTTGATTCGCATCGAAGGGGAAGTCGACAAGCAAGGGCCCAAGGACATTCCGGTTCGCAACCTATGTTTTCGTGGACTTACCTTCAAGCATGGCGAGCGTTACACGCTGGCCAAGGATGATGCTGGCACCCAGCACGATTGGGACATGTTTGACAAGGCCAACACGCTTGTCCGTCTGCGTGGGGCGGAAAACTGCGTGATTGAAGACTGTCATTTTCTGCACAGCGGAAGCGGGGCGATTCGTGTGGACCTGCATGGTCAACAAAACACCTTTTCAGGCAACCACATCGAACACCTCGGCGGCGGTGGCATCCTGCTTTGCGGGTATGGCCCTGGCACCAAAGACGTCAACAAAAAGAATGTCGTCTCCCAAAACCACATCCATCATATCGGTGAAATCTATTGGCATTCACCTGGGATTTTCCTCTGCCAAAGCGGCGAGAACCGCGTGGCGAACAACCTGATCCACCATGCGAACTACTCCGGAATGATCGTCTCCGGAATCGTGACTCGATTCTTCACCAAGCAGAACAAACGGGAATCAAGCCGTGCGATTCGATGGAATGAGATCAGGACGCTTCCGAAGAACCCATCCCTGGAAGCCATTCGCCCCTATCTGCATACGCGAAACAATCTGATTGAAAACAACGAGATTCATAACGTCATGCAAATCCTAGGGGACGGCAACGGCATTTATGTTCGTGGTGCCGGCGCGGGCAACGTGATTCGCGGCAACTACATCCACCATTTGGTCTCTTCCATCAATGGACAGAGTGGAATGCGGACGGACGGCGGACAAATGGACACTCTTTTTACCGGAAACTTGCTTTACAAGTGCCGGTCCCAGGGGATGACCTTGAAGCTCAACAATCGTTTTGAAAACAACATCATCGCCGATGTAATCGCACCGCGTGGCACCTACCTGAAAATTGTGGAAGGTCCCATGAAAGGGGCGAGCAACAAACGAAACATTTACTATTCCACATTGGCGGACTGCACTTTCGTTTCCGAGCCAGGCGTCGGAAAAGGAAAAGTCGGTGAAGATCGACGCGGTCGAGTGCCAGCGAGAATGAGCGACATCGACTCTGATTACAACATCTATTACTGCAAGGCAGACAACAGTCGCAGCGACGGTGTGTTGCGAAAGCTTCAAGCCGATGGTGTCGACACCAATAGCCGGGCGAACGATCCGATGTTCGTCGATCCCGAGAACGGTGACTTCCGATTTCAGTCAGATTCCCCAGCCCTCGAAATGGGCATCGTCCCCTTCGATCTGTCCAAGGTTGGACTGCGTCCCGCCAGCACAACGAAATGAATCAGGGTATCAACGTCCTGTGAGTGGAATGACGTTCGATTGGGAATGGAAGCCATGACGACTCGTCCCTGGAAGACCTTTGGCGAGGGAACCTTGAAGACGAAGGACGGCCATCAAGGCGAGAACCACGAGGACTTTTCGCAGCAAGACATTCGCTTCACCACCAAAGATGATATTCTGTACGCATTTGTACTTACCCTGCCAACGCGTGAGATCGTCATCAAGACGCTTGCCACTGGCGGCATGCTCGATCGGGAGATCACAACGGTCGAGCGAATGAGGACCTTCGACGAGATCAAGTGGAAGCGTTCATCTGATGGGCTAACAGCCAGTTGCCCAAGAGTTTAGCGGAGTGGGAAATCGTCAAGGGTTTCCCTATTGAATCGCAACAGTTGTCGTCGCCTACAAATCCCGAGAGAGAATCATCATGAAGTTGAAATCGTTGATGTTGTTGGGAAGCCTTTGTGCCTTGCTATTACCCCGTGGCGTTATCGCTCAAGAAGACGCGACCGCTAAGCGGATGAAATGGTTCCAAGGTGCAAAGTTTGGGATGTTCATCCACTTCGGTGTCGAAAACAAGAATGAGTTCAACCCCGTCGACTTCGATGCTGGGGAATGGGCAAGGATTGCCCAGCAAGCCGGGATGAAATATATCGTTCTGACCACGAAGCACCACGTCGGCTTCTGCTTGTGGGATTCAGAACTGACCGACTGGAACGTTGTGGACCAGACGCCATTGAAACGCGATATCGTCAAGGAATTGGCGGCGGCCTGTCAGGCCGAGGGCCTGGAAATGGGCTGCTACTATTCTATCGCCGACTATCATCATCCCTTGTACGAGCCCAAGTACCAAAACCGGCCCAATCGACGAACGGGAACCGTTGAAGGAGCGGACATCAAGAAGTACATCGACTTCATGTTTGGCCAACTCGAAGAACTTTGTGAGCTGTATCATCCTTGCTTGGTTTGGTTCGACGGAGGAAGTGGGTTTCGCAATCCGGCTGACAAGCCACTGCTGCGACGCAGAGAACTGGTCGAGATGCTGCATTCTTATGGAACGCTTTCCAACAGCAGGCTCGGCGATGACGATCAGCTACAGATCGTTGATTACTTGAGCATGAACGACAACCTCGCCCCCGCCATCAATCCGGGCGTCTATTTTGAGTCTGCCGTGACAATGGGAGACTCATGGCATTTCAGTTCTCACGACGATACGAAGACGACACAAGAACTATTGGAGAGGCTGGTCAATGCAGCGGGCAATGGTGGGAACTTGTTGCTGAATGTCGGTCCCAACCATGAAGGCGTCATTCCTGAAGACCAGCAGACTCGTCTGAAAGAGATGGGAGACTGGCTAACGAAGAACGGTGAAGCGATCTACGGAACTCAAGCGGGGCCGTACCCTTACGAAATTAGTTGGGGAACGATCACACAGAGGAAAGAGGCGGACCGCACCAACCTGTACTTGAATGTGCTGGAGTGGCCGAAGGATGGAAAGTTCACCTTGTTTGGAGTGAGCAATCCCGTGCAGGCGGCCTCACTACTGGCATCGGGCGAGACACTCCACCACGAGACAAGGTTTGATGCTTCTTCCGGTCAAAATGTCATCACGCTGGATATTCCCAGGTCTGCACCAGACGAACATGTCTCGGTGATCAAACTCGTTGTCTCCGGCGATGTGAAGACGAATGACACATTCATGCAGCTAAGTGATGGGAAGGTGTTGTTGGACACCTACAACGCCACGATTCATGACCTGGAATACATCGCCAATAAGCCGGCCAGGGCGATCGACCAGAAAATGTTTACCGTTCCACGAATAGGCCAGGGCATTATGCCAAGCCGAGGCCTTACCGTTTCGGGATTTGATACGAAAGGGCAGGCGTTGAGTTGGGACTTCAAAATCTACCAACCGGGAACCTACGAGGTTATGGTCATATGCCATGCCGGCAAGGATCAAACGTGGAATGTTGACGGACAAGTGCGGGCCAGCGTTGCCGGTCAAACGGTTGAAAACCAATTGATCGAGCAGAAACGCGTCGCGATTCCGACCACGACCCCAAACGTCGTGGACCTGTATTCCACGCTGGGAACGGTTCAGCTCAGTTCATCGGGTGCGCAAACGCTTACTTTGGAAATTATTTCAGATTTCAAGGGAAATAAACCCAAGTTCAGGAGCGTTATGTTGGTGCCTGTCCAGCAGTAAGCGACACAAATATCAAGAACAAGTCGACCAGCCCAATCCCTTCAACAAAATGGGGCGTGGGCAGAGGGTTGCTGATCAAGACGTTTGCAGCGGGACTGAGCAATGAACGAATCTACTAGCGAAACAACACCCTAAAACGAACGACTCCATGAAGATCGCAAGTATGGCCTCAATGACTTTGGACGAGTTCTCCCTGACGTCCCACACTGGTGTGGCCAGCGACGAAACGCTGGGCGACTCGATGGATTGTGCAGAAAAGGCAAAGCGATGAAGAATAATCTTAAGAAAGTCTGGTGCCCGCTGTTGTTGATGCTTTCGATTGTGAGCGGCACGAACTGCATTTACGGCCAGGAGGCTGAAACTCCTTCCGATCCATTGAGGGGGAAACGCGCGGACTGGCTACGAGGATCGTGGGGACTCAATTGGAAACCGGTGAATTTATACAATGGTCGCAGCGAAAGCCTGACCATCGACGATTTCCTTGAACAAATCAAAGGACTGAAGACACTCGATTATCTTCAACTGCACTTGGGAGATTCACATAAGAATTCATGCGTGCATCTCGGCACTCACGATTTGCTGGAAAGTCTTTGGCAAGGCGATGTGGATGCTCGTGGCAACCCCGTTAATCTCGTGGTGCCTCGCAAGTCTTCGGGAGCCGATCCCTTTCTAAAGATGCTCAAGGCGACCAAGGCAGTCGGACTGAAAACACAGATCTATGTCAATTCCGCAAACATGCTTGCGTTCACCGGCAAAAACCCTGCCGCTTTCCCCGACATTACGGAGCGTTGGAAGTCCTGGTGCGACAAGGATCCCGGGGCCCAGGCTTTTATCGTCAGCCGGTCGTACCATACCCATGCCCGGTATCCGAATCGGAAATACATGTTCTGCTATGCGGAGTTTGTGCTTAAAGATTACGCGATCCGCTATGGTGATCTGGTCGATGGCTGGTTGTTCGATGCCGGCCACCAATTCATCGGAAGAAACGGTGACAACCCGACAAGCGGTAAGGTAGAAGAGCAGAGGCTCTATCAAGCTTTCGCGGACGCGTGTCGTGCCGGAAATCCCAAGGCGGCAGTCTGTTTTAATAATGGCCCCGAGAGGGATACTGAAGAGCTGAATCCTTTCTCGGAAGCGGTGCGTGCTGAAGACTATACATTCGGCCATCCCTACGCTCCCAGGCAGAGTCTCGGAGATCACGCGAGTCGGACCTATGAACGAAATTACGCGCACATCCAGAAAATCACAGAGACTCATGGAAATGTCCATGCGGGCGGAGCCTGGCAGTGGGATGACGAGATCGTTGGTCATTTCGATCCGCCGATGAGTAGCACTCGATGGAATACTGGGACGACACCTGGTTTGACGGATGAGGAATTCCTGCTCTGGAATTTGGAATCGGCTAGGGGCGGTGGTGCCATCTCCTGGGGGGCGCCTTTATTGAGGCCCGAGGGCGCGGGAGACGAATTGCTTATCATGGATTGGGGCATGGCTCAGTTGAGCTTGATGGATGCGCATTTGAGTGTCCATCAAGATCCAGGTGCACCGAATTGGGCGCGAGCAGAAACACCCTTGCCGGATGCCTCGTCGGGACAAGCGTATTCCCGTGTTCTGGTTGAAGGTGTCGATTTCTGGGATCCCGAAGGGGATGCGGTGGTCCTGAGCCTAAAAGACGCGCCAGCGTGGTTGAGCCTCCAACAAGACTCACTGCAGCCAGGACGTTGGTTATTGCAAGGGACCCCCATGGATTCATCAGCGATGACATACCAATTTAAATTGCGTGCCCAGGACGCTTCCGGTGCGACTGAACGTTCGGTT is a genomic window of Neorhodopirellula lusitana containing:
- a CDS encoding putative Ig domain-containing protein; translated protein: MKNNLKKVWCPLLLMLSIVSGTNCIYGQEAETPSDPLRGKRADWLRGSWGLNWKPVNLYNGRSESLTIDDFLEQIKGLKTLDYLQLHLGDSHKNSCVHLGTHDLLESLWQGDVDARGNPVNLVVPRKSSGADPFLKMLKATKAVGLKTQIYVNSANMLAFTGKNPAAFPDITERWKSWCDKDPGAQAFIVSRSYHTHARYPNRKYMFCYAEFVLKDYAIRYGDLVDGWLFDAGHQFIGRNGDNPTSGKVEEQRLYQAFADACRAGNPKAAVCFNNGPERDTEELNPFSEAVRAEDYTFGHPYAPRQSLGDHASRTYERNYAHIQKITETHGNVHAGGAWQWDDEIVGHFDPPMSSTRWNTGTTPGLTDEEFLLWNLESARGGGAISWGAPLLRPEGAGDELLIMDWGMAQLSLMDAHLSVHQDPGAPNWARAETPLPDASSGQAYSRVLVEGVDFWDPEGDAVVLSLKDAPAWLSLQQDSLQPGRWLLQGTPMDSSAMTYQFKLRAQDASGATERSVNLKVGKLAGLKSPDGSTQASSSFDSSPGGSGRETQTAPARIKSIHKANDSVR
- a CDS encoding alpha-L-fucosidase; protein product: MKLKSLMLLGSLCALLLPRGVIAQEDATAKRMKWFQGAKFGMFIHFGVENKNEFNPVDFDAGEWARIAQQAGMKYIVLTTKHHVGFCLWDSELTDWNVVDQTPLKRDIVKELAAACQAEGLEMGCYYSIADYHHPLYEPKYQNRPNRRTGTVEGADIKKYIDFMFGQLEELCELYHPCLVWFDGGSGFRNPADKPLLRRRELVEMLHSYGTLSNSRLGDDDQLQIVDYLSMNDNLAPAINPGVYFESAVTMGDSWHFSSHDDTKTTQELLERLVNAAGNGGNLLLNVGPNHEGVIPEDQQTRLKEMGDWLTKNGEAIYGTQAGPYPYEISWGTITQRKEADRTNLYLNVLEWPKDGKFTLFGVSNPVQAASLLASGETLHHETRFDASSGQNVITLDIPRSAPDEHVSVIKLVVSGDVKTNDTFMQLSDGKVLLDTYNATIHDLEYIANKPARAIDQKMFTVPRIGQGIMPSRGLTVSGFDTKGQALSWDFKIYQPGTYEVMVICHAGKDQTWNVDGQVRASVAGQTVENQLIEQKRVAIPTTTPNVVDLYSTLGTVQLSSSGAQTLTLEIISDFKGNKPKFRSVMLVPVQQ
- a CDS encoding alpha/beta hydrolase, which produces MKQLFIWMLTLIIGGSCFAEDAVRQKSKTENEWSGKSFRDVTYKQVGKRKLGMDIYLPTDRKFAPSPVIYYVHGGGWAAGSKRNFAKPLMLPVFRQLADSGFVCVSVDYRLCRKGTGVQMRDCVTDAMDGLRFLNKHHQQYVIDPDRIVVFGDSAGGQLAQMLTCASPAKFPGDQELVSFDVQPLAGISWYGPSDFTDVNLFKTDLSDKNPDRFGARIVGTNGSDAKNPQAFEEMSPYFWIKKDSPPMLVLQGDTDATIPLPHAIHLKEKADRIGADVEMLVVKNAGHNWRKAGGDPVPGVEEIQRMTADYAMQQVANSKR
- a CDS encoding right-handed parallel beta-helix repeat-containing protein is translated as MNQISSYLVVLMTFAACCGNGSADDPHAADFYVSPQGSDAWTGTLAAPSTSGNDGPFATLERARDAVRQSGKRSSADVVVLVRGGTYQLTQTVVFGLQDSGTNDSTITYAAYPGETPVFSSGQEITGWQKVTVPLPRLPEAAQGNVWVASVSEKFLTLYDDHGMLPRAQSERFVPSGSSTELRFPEGELKNWPNVKDVEIVVRPTRLWTMNVLPLVAIDEKARTARTAIPATYGMNKIGCWVENVLEELDKPGEWALNTQEGKVYLWPRGDSPIMAPQLIELIRIEGEVDKQGPKDIPVRNLCFRGLTFKHGERYTLAKDDAGTQHDWDMFDKANTLVRLRGAENCVIEDCHFLHSGSGAIRVDLHGQQNTFSGNHIEHLGGGGILLCGYGPGTKDVNKKNVVSQNHIHHIGEIYWHSPGIFLCQSGENRVANNLIHHANYSGMIVSGIVTRFFTKQNKRESSRAIRWNEIRTLPKNPSLEAIRPYLHTRNNLIENNEIHNVMQILGDGNGIYVRGAGAGNVIRGNYIHHLVSSINGQSGMRTDGGQMDTLFTGNLLYKCRSQGMTLKLNNRFENNIIADVIAPRGTYLKIVEGPMKGASNKRNIYYSTLADCTFVSEPGVGKGKVGEDRRGRVPARMSDIDSDYNIYYCKADNSRSDGVLRKLQADGVDTNSRANDPMFVDPENGDFRFQSDSPALEMGIVPFDLSKVGLRPASTTK
- a CDS encoding arylsulfatase, which gives rise to MQIRRVIRIAILSTTLVPSVYSVAEQRPNVVVVITDDQGYGDLAFTGNPAIKTPTIDKLARQGTLLNNFHVDPTCAPTRSALMTGRYSDRVGVWHTVQGRNMLRRRETTMADVFSANGYATGLFGKWHLGDCYPYRPEDRGFQQCVYHQAGGVGQAPDYWGNDYFDDTYIVNGKHQRFEGFCTDVWFDEGMKFIKANKDKPFFAYISTNAPHSPYNCPEEYSKSYKGDPQVSIAEFYGMITNIDDNMAKLMKLLDDQGIADNTILVFMTDNGTAGGLKGGRGYDGGMRGMKNSEYDGGHRVPFIIRWPNGKIEAGKSVERLTAHIDILPTFIELCDLESPEIKFDGQSISDLLHTDGKDWPDRSLVVESQRVVDPIKWRKSAVMNDRWRLVNGEELFDLKADPKQVNDVAAKHPEVFESLRAEYDKFWNDVSKEHDLTSYMVIGSDDSPIVSLSSHDWLIDQLPPWNQPHIKKGAVAEESFWAIEVERDGDYEISLRRWPVEADKGINDGTYGKAFNYEQARLRIGDVDETKDIPDGAKEVTFKVSLKKGVTKLSPVFIGPKLTATPYYAYVTHQPKAGWQTPQGMGVPVYDPSYGRVPPKARK